A section of the Macadamia integrifolia cultivar HAES 741 chromosome 9, SCU_Mint_v3, whole genome shotgun sequence genome encodes:
- the LOC122089497 gene encoding uncharacterized protein LOC122089497: MIFSSESMEISETNTINLSVDPPPQQPSNQQSRNSSQRPMAILWYIENCPVLSDVRPEYVSANIRMALRVHLVIEGAITMFSAYGDFNAFPRRLREGCQRTGVKLVDVPNGTKDAVDKAILVDMFLLALDNPLLSSIMLISVDVDFSLALHILGQHGYTIILVILARVGVSSALSNVGRFDWDWPRVARREGFVPPKALMSRVPTEIAGYLMGCHINENTDGKIKEESIVYRGSSQSEYTARANINHFDYFYPRDFSRALQSLSEYNNLITNLPCLVLPLVYTMF; this comes from the coding sequence tgatattttcttcagAATCCATGGAAATCAGTGAAACAAATACCATAAATTTAAGCGTGGACCCACCACCTCAACAACCCTCGAACCAGCAAAGCAGAAATTCCTCACAAAGGCCAATGGCTATCCTCTGGTACATTGAGAATTGCCCTGTTCTGAGTGATGTCCGCCCTGAATATGTATCTGCTAACATTAGAATGGCATTACGCGTTCACCTTGTTATAGAAGGAGCTATTACAATGTTCTCTGCCTATGGAGATTTCAATGCCTTCCCAAGGCGGCTAAGGGAGGGTTGCCAAAGGACTGGTGTGAAACTCGTAGATGTTCCAAATGGAACAAAGGACGCAGTTGACAAGGCTATTTTGGTTGATATGTTCTTGCTCGCTCTTGACAACCCTCTGCTATCATCCATTATGTTGATCTCAGTGGATGTAGATTTTTCTCTAGCATTGCACATACTGGGACAGCATGGTTACACTATCATCCTTGTCATTCTTGCTAGAGTAGGCGTTTCATCTGCCTTGAGTAATGTAGGTAGGTTCGACTGGGATTGGCCTAGGGTGGCTCGTAGAGAAGGGTTTGTGCCTCCTAAGGCACTGATGTCTCGTGTACCTACTGAAATTGCTGGGTATCTTATGGGTTGCCATATAAATGAAAATACTGATGGGAAAATTAAGGAGGAATCAATCGTTTATAGAGGGAGTTCACAAAGCGAGTACACTGCTCGGGCTAACATCAACCATTTTGACTATTTTTACCCAAGAGATTTCTCAAGGGCTTTACAGTCCTTATCTGAATACAACAATTTGATTACCAATTTGCCATGCCTTGTTCTCCCTCTGGTCTATACGATGTTTTAG